A genomic window from Silene latifolia isolate original U9 population chromosome Y, ASM4854445v1, whole genome shotgun sequence includes:
- the LOC141627862 gene encoding uncharacterized protein LOC141627862: MANAIHLRSGLTYDGAEMPEDAEKVIIEELDVDAVEKYADEAAASNSDKGETKAADLPIVIKVPFLGSLKNTKVEQQFGKFLEVVKNLQVTVPFTELITQVPSHAKFMKNILTRKRSFNEVETIAFIEECSALLQSKSPPKLKDPGSFSIPCTIGTHVIDKALRDLGVSVNVMPYAVCEKLNMGHLKVTNVTLQMANQAVKL; encoded by the exons ATGGCTAATGCAATTCATCTTcgaagcggtcttacttatgatggagCAGAGATGCCCGAGGACGCTGAAAAGGTCATAATTGAGGAGTTAGATGTGGATGCGGTAGAAAAGTACGCTGACGAAGCTGCT GCGTCTAATTCTGATAAAGGGGAGACTAAAGCTGCTGACCTGCCAATCGTTATCAAGGTTCCTTTTCTGGGGAGCCTAAAGAACACAAAGGTCGAGCAGCAATTCGGTAAATTCTTGGAGGTCGTCAAAAATCTTCAAGTAACTGTACCATTTACCgagctaattacccaggtaccctcccacgctaaatttatgaaaaatATTCTAACTCGTAAGAGGAGCTTTAACGAAGTGGAGACCATTGCTTTTATAGAAGAATGTAGTGCACTCCTACAAAGCAAATCCCCACCCAAATTGaaggatccgggtagtttttcaattccctgTACCATAGGCACTCATGTAATAGATAAAGCCTTACGTGATTTGGGTGTCAGTGTCAATGTCATGCCCTATGCGGTTTGCGAGAAACTGAATATGGGGCATCTTAAAGTTACCAACGTGACCCTACAGATGGCTAACCAGGCAGTTAAGTTGTAA